The genomic interval CAGTCGGTGCACCAGCGTATTGCGCTCGCTCAAAAGGTCGGCGAATTCCTGTTCGTCCCAGCCGCGATGAAACGAAGCGGCATGCAGTTCGGCAAGCTTAGGCGCATCGCGCAGCGTCGCCGTTTCGACCACAGCGTCGGCGTAGCCCCAGAATTCGGCCAGCCAAGTCATCATTGATGGCACATACGGCAGCGCGTCATGCGGCGGGCTGCGCCGATTGAGCGATGGGATCAATCTTCGGCTTGGCGTCCGGCGGCCGCAAATAGAACGGCTTGGCAGGCGCGGCGTCCGGTGTTGCTGCTGCACCCAGCCAGGCGAGCCAGCCGATATCCGGCGCGGGGCGCTGATCCACCGCGAGCGGCGGTGGGGTCAGGGCCGGCCAGCGATCCGCAAGCAGCTGTGCGGCGTTGCCGACCAGCCGCGGCGCGCCGTAACGCGCGGCTTCCAGCGCTTCGGCGATCGGCGCCACCCGCGGGCGTACGATCATCGTGCCGTTGCCGGCGACGAGCTGATAGTAGACGTGGTCGTGACGGGCATCGATCACCGACAGGATCGGCGTGTCGTCGGTCTCGCTCACCAGCGGCGCCGCGAACGCCGACAGCGTCGTCAGCCCGACGACTGGCTTGGCGGCTGCGAGTGCGATACCGCGCGCAGCCGAGAGGCCGACCCGGAGGCCGGTGAAACTACCAGGCCCGGTGGTCACCGCGATGCGGTCGATATCGAGAAAACCGATCCCGGACGCGTCCATCACCCGGCCGAGCAGCGGCATCAGGGCTTCGGCGTGACCACGCTGCATCGCCTGCGATTCGCCCGCGAGCAGCCGATTAGCCTCGGTGTCCAGCACCGCTGCTGCGCAGGCGTCGAGCGCCGTATCAATGGCGAGGATCAGCATCCGGCTAACATATCAGCAATGCGACGGTTGCGTCATGTCCCGGGCGGGTCGATCGACAACTATTCGGATGGAGGGCATGGCGCGGTGCGTCATGCCTGTTTGTCGTGCTTGCCTAGCGTTGCGGCAGCTATCGGTCAGGAGACCGGGCGGACTTCCACCACTTCCGGCACGAAGTGCTTCAGCAGGTTCTGGATGCCGTGCTGCAAGGTCGCGGTCGACGACGGGCAGCCGGCGCAGGCGCCGCGCATGTTGAGATAGACGATGCCGTCCTTGAAGCCGCGGAACGTGATGTCGCCGCCGTCATTGGCGACCGCCGGGCGCACCCGCGTTTCGATCAGGTCCTTGATGATCTCGACCGTCTCGGCGTCGCCCTCGGCGTAGAACTCGTCATCATCGCCATCCTCGCCGTCCGACTTGCCGTCGGCCAGGATCGGCGCGCCCGACATGTAGTGCTCCATGATGGCGCCGAGGATCGCGGGCTTGAGGTGCTGCCACTCGCCCTTGTCCTTGGTGACGGTGACGAAGTCGGTGGCATAGAACACGCCGCTGACGCCATCGATGTCGAACAGCCGCGCCGCGAGCGGCGAGCGGGCCGCCTGGGCCGCATCGGTGAATTCCAGCGTGCCGCTGTCGAGCACGGTCCGGCCGGGAATGAATTTCAACGTGGCCGGATTGGGGGTCGGTTCGGTCTGAATGAACATCGAATGTCTCCGTCGTCGCCGGTTCAAGGCCGGTGCGTAGGCTTCTCCTAGCAAATAGCGCTCGGAAACGCACGGTCAACCCGCGGGCTCTCCCGGAGGTTGCTGAAAGTCGCTGACAACGCTCACGTTTTCGAGGGCCGCACAGGCTCAGGCGAGGGCGTCGATGTCGTCGTCGGTGAGGCTGGAGGCGACCATCATCACCGGCACCGGGAAGGTGCCGAGATGGCGCACCATCGCGGTGACGATCGGACCCGGTCCTTCCGGGCCATCGTCGGCCGCCAGCACCAGCATGACGATGTCGACGTCCTGGTCGATCACCTTGCGCACCTGGGCGATGGTGTCGCCCTCGCGGATCACCCGTTCCGGCGTGATCCCGGCGACGCCGTTGGCGCGGCCGGAGGCGCGGTCGAGCGCAAGCTCAGCGGTCTCGATCGCTTCGGCGCGCATCACGTCGGCGACGCCGAGCCATTGCTGGTTCTTGTCGAGGATCTCGATGACGCGCAGCATCACCACGCCGCCGCCGACCCGCACCGCCCAGCGGCTGCCGTAATACACCGCGCGATCCCACTCGGCGGTGTCGTCGACGATCACCAGACATTTCGGCTTATGGCCGGATTCATAGCTCCGTCGCTGGCTGCTCATTGGTGCCCCCGGAGTTCCCAAGCGCGCGCCCGCGCAACGAAGCGATGCTGCCATGGCGACAGCGGGCAGGACAAGCGGGCGTCTCGGACCCGACGTCATGCGCGGGCTTGACCCGCGCATCCATCCAATCTTGCAAGAGTCCTTTGAAGAAGATGGATGGCCGGGTCGAGCCCGGCCATGACGGGAGCGTACGAAGCCTCAGCCCTTCTTGCGCACCATGCCCATGATGTCCTTCACGGCCACCATGGTTTCGGCCGCGATCGCACGGGCGCGGTCGCTGCCGTCGGCAAGCACCGAGTCGACATAGGCATGGTCGGCCGAGAGCCGCTTCATTTCGCCGGCGATCGGCGACAGCTTGGTCACGGCGAGGTCGACCAGGTTCGACTTGAACGCGGAGAACTGCGCGCCGCCGAATTCGGTCAGCACGTCGGTCTTCGGCTTGCTGGACAGCGCAGCGTAGATGCCGACCAGATTGTCGGCTTCAGGGCGGGTCTCCAGGCCCTTTTCTTCGCTCGGCAGCGGCTCCGGATCGGTCTTGGCCTTCTTGATCTTTTGCGCGATCGCGTCGGCATCGTCGGTCAGGTTGATGCGCGAGTAATCGGACGGATCCGACTTCGACATCTTCTTGGTGCCGTCGCGCAGGCTCATCACCCTCGTCGCCGGGCCGGTGATCACCGGCTCGGGCAGCGGGAAGTAAGCGTCACCGAAGCCCTGCG from Rhodopseudomonas palustris carries:
- a CDS encoding universal stress protein, with amino-acid sequence MSSQRRSYESGHKPKCLVIVDDTAEWDRAVYYGSRWAVRVGGGVVMLRVIEILDKNQQWLGVADVMRAEAIETAELALDRASGRANGVAGITPERVIREGDTIAQVRKVIDQDVDIVMLVLAADDGPEGPGPIVTAMVRHLGTFPVPVMMVASSLTDDDIDALA
- the tsaB gene encoding tRNA (adenosine(37)-N6)-threonylcarbamoyltransferase complex dimerization subunit type 1 TsaB, producing MLILAIDTALDACAAAVLDTEANRLLAGESQAMQRGHAEALMPLLGRVMDASGIGFLDIDRIAVTTGPGSFTGLRVGLSAARGIALAAAKPVVGLTTLSAFAAPLVSETDDTPILSVIDARHDHVYYQLVAGNGTMIVRPRVAPIAEALEAARYGAPRLVGNAAQLLADRWPALTPPPLAVDQRPAPDIGWLAWLGAAATPDAAPAKPFYLRPPDAKPKIDPIAQSAQPAA
- a CDS encoding NifU family protein, which gives rise to MFIQTEPTPNPATLKFIPGRTVLDSGTLEFTDAAQAARSPLAARLFDIDGVSGVFYATDFVTVTKDKGEWQHLKPAILGAIMEHYMSGAPILADGKSDGEDGDDDEFYAEGDAETVEIIKDLIETRVRPAVANDGGDITFRGFKDGIVYLNMRGACAGCPSSTATLQHGIQNLLKHFVPEVVEVRPVS